The genomic stretch ACGAAACAATGGCCTGCATCTCCTTACTTGTTTTAGGCAGGGCTTTACCGTTCAGGCTCCGCTCAAAGCAATCATTCACCCTTTTATAGATATCTTCCACCCCACCGCTCCTTGCCCTGAATTTTGGATAGAGTGAAGCCACGGAACCATAGTTGTTGCCAAAGACAACGGTGCCTGCCTGCAAATGACAATTCTGGCAATTCATGCCATTGCTTATCTGCATTACAGAACCATTGGGGCCAAGATATCTGGAAGTATGTGCAATTAATTCCTGGCCGTATGTTACCTGTTCTTTTTGTTTGGCATCAGGGATGGTACTGATATCAGGTGCCGTCCAGTAATTACCTGCATCCGCTTTCGGTGTACCTGGCTGAGCAGTCGCATCCTGCGTTTGCTCCACGGATTTTCCGGGTTTACCCGTGTAATATAAAATAAATGGTATGGCAACAATGGTGATCACCAATACCACCACAATAAACATCAATCTATTGATGACGGAGACCAGCCCCTGTGTTATTTTACCTTCCTCCTGTTCGTTGTGCATAAGGAATGATTTAAAAATTAATGAGGCAATTTATCCCTGAAGTATCCATATAAGAATGTTCCGATAATGGCGAACAGGAATACGATCGTCATTGTTAAAAAGCCATACCCGATATTTACCACCATCGGACCGGGGCATGCACCGCTCAGTGCCCAGCCCAATCCAAAAATGATACCTCCCGCGAGATAACGTACAACGGATCTTTCTTTTGGATAGAAGGAGATCTGGTTCCCGTGAAAATCCCTTATCTTAAACTTCTTTATCAGTGCCACCCCAATAACACCCAGTGTGACAGCAGTACCTATGATGCCATACATGTGGAAAGCCTGGAAACGGAACATCTCCTGTATCCTGAACCAGGAAATGGCTTCTGATTTAGCCATTACAATTCCAAAGACAATACCGAGTACAAGAAATTTTATAAACTTCATCTGATCAAAATATTAATGGTAGAATTAAAAAGGTCATTGCGAGGCCACCGATAAAAAATCCGATCACTGCGATCAGGGAAGGCAACTGCAGGTCGGATAAACCGCTGATGGCATGACCGGAAGTACAACCACCGGCATACCGGGAACCAAAGCCCACCATCAGTCCACCCATTGCCAGCACAAGAAAGCCTTTTACAGAAAGCATGGCATCCAGGCTGAAAAGTTCGTCAGGCTGTAAGGAGGCTGGTGCTGCAATGCCCAGTTTTGCAAGGTCACCGATGGTTTCCTGCGAGATCTGAACGGGGGCATCGGTTGACAGGAACTGTTTTGCAATAAAGCCGCCAATGATGGCCCCTATCAGAAAAACAAGGTTCCATACCTGGGTCTTCCAGTTAAAGTCAAAAAGTTTGGCTTTCTTTCCCAACCCTGCCACAGCACAAATGGTTCTTAAGTTGGACGAAAAACCGAATGACTGGCCAAAGTACAAAAGAAAGAACATGATCGCTGCAATCATTGTACCGGAGAACCACCAGGACCAGGTTTGTGTTATCACCTCTCTCATGCGATGTATATTAGTCGTTTAAATGAAATGAAATAATGGGTTTGAATAAATGATTGATGAGTTTTTCCGTTGCACTGTGATGGAAGAAACCACCTTTGCCATGAGTACCGATGCAGATGATATCCATATTGATCATCTGGTTAAAATGTATGACCCCGTTCTCCACGTCCTTATCATTTATCAGGTGGCATTCGTAATCGGTTATATTATTCAGCAAAGCAAATTCTTTCATATTGGCTTCAACGGCTGACCGCTCTGCGTCCACGTTGCCGGATGTTATCTGCAGCAGGTGCAGTTTTGTGCCGAAGGCGCTGATCAGTTTATGCATCAGCGCCAGGTCTTCGGGCACCGGGTTGCCGAAATTATGTACCAGCAGTATATTCCGGATGACGAGGTCTGAACGGTCGCACATTAATGAAAGCAACGGTATCCTTGACTTACGGGCGATCATTTGTGTTTCGGAACCGGAGAGTTTTTCCTTTATGCCCCATGCCCCTTTGGTTCCCATTACGATGATATCAAAATGATTTGCCTCGGAAAAATCCAGGATCGCATCGGTCACTTTTCCCAACAACAGGTGTGTCTGGATATGACTGCCATACAATGTTTTAAGATTGGCCAGTTTCCGTTCTGCTATTTCCTTTTGCTTTATCACATAGTTCACGTCGATCTCCCCGCAGGTCTGAATATCCCCATTGGAACCCATGGTTACTGTATCCGGCACAGCCAGAACATGCAGGAAGTGGATCTCGATCGCTGTCTTTTCTTCCAGTTTTTTCACCATCAGGTAAGCAAATTCTGCCTGCACTGAAAAATCGGTCGGTATCAGTATTTTAAAATTTTCCATATTCCTTAAATTACAGGTTTTATACTACTATTTGCACTCAATATTCTGCCAGGCGCCTTTGTTTTCCACATTTTTAATCCCCGCCTGCTCAAGCAATTCCCTGGCAACTCCGGCACGGCTCCCGCTGCGGCAAACCACGATCACCTTATCATAGGCCTTCAATGACCCGATCTTTGCTTCCAGTTCATTCAACGGGTAGTTGACGCTGCAGGTTGCATGGCCGTCGTTATTCCATTCCTCAACAGTCCGTACATCTACAATAATGGTTTTTGTGGCGGCCGTATCAATTGATCGCGTTTCCGTTGTACCGGGTGTTTCCCCGCTGTTTGTGCAGGACAACAGGCCAGCCATAAGCGCAACGGCAAAAAGATATTGTTTTACGTATCTCATTTTACATACTGATTTACGTCCTCCCAGGTACCACCGTTCACCACGTTGGTAAATCCGTTTTGCTCCAGGATCATTTTTGCCTGGCCGCTCCGGTTACCGCTGCGGCAAAATACAATAATGTTCTTTTTGTCTTTGAACTGTGCGATCTGCTGGGTTACGCTGTCTAAAGGAATGTTTACCGATCCTTTTACATGCCCGGAAGAATATTCCCCGGGAGTTCTTACGTCTACTAAAAATGCACCCTCTTCGATCTTCGCTTTCAGATCTACCTGGGAACTGCCACCAAATAATTGTTGTAAAATGTTCATGGTTTTATTTTTATACAGTGAATTTTTTAATTACCCCGATCAGCCCGGCTTTAGGTACCACACCGCTTTGCCTCCAGAGTGGTTTGCCATTCTTGAACAATATCAGCGTAGGCACACCCTGTACCTGGTATTCGTGGGCCGCCTGCGGACTTTTATCCACATCTACCTTTATGATGGTAGCGGCATCGCCCAGTTCTGCTTTTACATCTTTTAAAATGGGAGCCATCATTTTGCAGGGGCCACACCATTCGGCAAAGAAATCTACCAGCACCGGCTTGTCAGAATTTATGATCTCGTTAAATGTCATTTTCGCTGTTTTTTTCTTTTGCGGAACTCCCTTTGTATTCCTTTTTAAACATCCCGAACAGCAAAGCCCCCATCACCGCCCCATACAGCGTGCTGTTCAACGGCTTTGATGTAATGGCACAGGTTCCGGATACACAACCTACCTGCTGCCAGTAAATATACCCGGCTACCGCACCCACGGCTGCGCCAATAAAATAGAGCAGGTTGTTTTTAAACCACTTCTTCATACTGAATTTCTTTTGATACTGATTTATCCTTTACGGGTGGCGCCGCACAATTACCGGCTGCACAACATCGCATGTTAAAAACAGCCATCCCGGTAAATAGTATACCGGCTATTCCAAACAGAACGTCTTTTGCCATCATCCCCTGCACCACTATGGCTATTCCCATAACCAGCCTCAACACCCTTATAAAATTCCAGTTACGGAAGATTGCCTGTTTCATAATAATGTATTTTCCTGTTTTCCCGACAAAGTTAAACCACGCAACCCCTCCCCTACGTAACAAAGGTTACATAAAAAGCAGCCGGTTGGCTGCTTCAAAAAATTAACATCTTACTGTGCTTTCAGCTGGTTTACATACCGGTTATTTCTTTAAAAATGCCGAATACATCCATACCAGTTTTTCCTGTGCCCGGATATAGTCGCTCATTAAAGCATTGGTTCCTTCATCGTTGGCACCTGCGGCCAGTTCCAGTATCTCCCGCTGGATGATGATGATGGTTTTAAATGCCTCCAGGATCTGCTCCACGGACCTTATCCCATCGGTAACCCGGGGGCTTTCCTTGATACCCGAGACCCGGGCATAAGCCGAATAGTTATGTTCCGGGGTAAAGCCCAGGGTAAGGATCCGCTCGGCCACTTCATCTATCTTAAGCAGCAGGTCGTTGTACAGTTCTTCAAACTTCCCGTGCAGTTCAAAGAATTTATCCCCCTTGATATTCCAGTGATAGCCCCTGGTATTCTGGTAAAAGATGGAGTAGTTTGCCAGCAGTACATTCAGTTTTTCTGCCAGCTGTTGGCTCTTTTTCTTATCGAGTCCGATCGCGTTCATGGTTGTCATTTTATATTTAAAATTAATTTTTCTTTCCGGTATTTTCCGTAACATTAGTTACATAAATGCCCTAATTCCCGGTTTACTGCAAATGATAAGCGGTACCATATTTCACTTCTGTCATGATAAAAGAACTCTGTACCGTACCGATATTGGCCAGTTTTGCCAGTTTGTTGAGGATAAAGTCGTGGTAAGCTCCCATATCATCCACTACGATCTTCAGCAGGTAGTCATAAGAACCCGTCATGTGATGACATTCCATTACTTCAGCCAGTTTCACTACTGACTTTTCAAAATCCTTCAGCATCAGGTGGGCATGTTCCTTCAACTGCACATTGGCAAAGGCCACCAACCGCTTCTCAATTAATTCCCGGTTCAAAATAGCCACGTACCCGCTGATATATCCTTCCTTTTCCAACCTCCGGATCCGTTCATAAACGGCGGTAACCGATTTACCCAGTTTGTCAGCGATCTCTTTTGTTGTAAGCCGTGCATCATGCTGCAACAGCATTAAAATGCGCTTATCGGCCAGGTCATACTTTGCCATCTGGATTTTTTATCTAAAAATAAAACATTTCCCAGACTTTTTATCTAAGCGGCCGGTTGTTTGTCCCGGTTAATAGTTTTGTTTTCGGTCATAACCTCCGTCATTTTTTTTCCGGGGGATTCATGTAACCTTTGGTAAAAAATATACCATGAGCAAAAAGATCTTTGCAACCGAAACCCTCATGATGGGGTATGGTTATAAACCTGCATTAAGCGAAGGCGCCGTAAAGTGCCCGGTCTTTCAAACATCCACCTTTGTATTTAATACGGCCGAAGAAGGAAAAGCATTCTTTGAAATGGCCCATGGGAAACCGGGACACGAGGGAGAACAGATGGGTTTGATCTACAGCCGCATCAATAATCCGGATATGGAAATACTGGAAGAAAGGCTGAAATTATGGGATGGCGGGGAGGCTGCCGCTGCTTTTTCCAGCGGCATGAGTGCCATTGCCACTTCACTGGTCAGTTTTTTACAACCCGGCGACATTTTGTTATTCAGCAATCCCATTTACGGGGGTACACACAAATTCATTCATTTTATGCTGCATAACTGGGGGGTCACTTCCATTGGATTTAATGCAGGGGACAGCAAGGAAGATATCATTAAGTTGCTGGAATCAAAACAGGCAGGCGGCAGACTCAGGATGATCTATGCTGAAACACCGGCCAACCCTACCAACGATCTGATCGATATTGAAATGTGCAGTGAAATAGCCGCCCGGTATTCCACCCCCGGGAAAAAAGTATTGGTGGCCATTGATAATACGTACATGGGGCCATTGTGGCAACATCCATTAAAACACGGCGCCGACATAGTATTATACTCGGCTACCAAATATATTGGTGGTCACAGCGATCTTATTGCCGGTGCAGCGGTCGGCAGTACAGAAATCATAAAAACAATAAAAAAGAACCGCACGGTATTTGGCACCATCATTGACCCGCACACCAGCTGGCTGCTGATGCGAAGCCTTGAAACCCTGAAAATAAGGATGGAAACTGCGGCGGCCAATGCTGCCAAAGTAGCTCAGTATCTTTTATCCCATCCCAAAGTTGAAAAGGTCTATTACCTGGGATTCACGGAAACGAATAATCCCGGGCAGGCCGGCATCCTGAAGAACCAATACCTGAGTTACGGCGCTATGCTGAGTTTTGATGTGAAGGGGGGTGAAAAGGAAGCATTCACTTTTTTAAACAACCTTACGCATATCAAACTGGCCGTAAGCCTGGGTGGGACCGAAAGCCTGGCTGAACATCCTTTCAGTATGACACATGCCGATGAACCCGCAGAAGAAAAAAACAGGCTCGGACTTACTGATAAAATGGTCAGGCTCAGTGTGGGAATCGAAAACCCGGAAGATATTATCTGGGACATCGAACAGGCTTTGGCAGCTGTTCAGGAAAAAAACCAGGGTATGTCAGAAACGCGATCGTTTCGGGAACAGGACATAAATGCATGAACCAATACCTCCGCAACACGGGTTATAGCGGAATAAAACCCGCCCAGGAAATTGGTCAATCTTAAATTTTAAAGGGCCCGGCTACGGAAAAATAAAATGCCGGATGGTCTCCGGCATTTTATCTACGGGCTTATATCACATCAAAAAGAATAATTCATTCCGATCATGACCATGTCGGTGGTCATTTTATACGATACGTTGCTGCCGGGAACGGCTCCGTATATATTGGTAGGACTTTTCATCATCGGGCTTAATAAAGGGCCGCTGACAGAACCACTGCTGGTTCCGTGGTGATACACTGCATTCAGGTTAAAGCGGCTATTGAATTCATAGCCAAAACCTACCTGGAATGCATTTTTAATAACCGCTGTTGCCGGAATGGAGAAAAATGCCAACTCACTGCTGATCGGGTTAGAGCTGTATGTATACCCAACTCTTACCGGCAATTTATTGATGCCTTTGAACTGGATCCCGGCAGATATTATGGAAACGTCTTTCCAGCCAAAACCGGCTACGGAAGCAGTGTTTGTCCATCCTTTATCCTTGAACCCTGCTGTATTTTTGTAGTTCACAAACCGGTAATCAACCGCCACATCAATTTTATTCTTTGAATAGCCGATGCCTGCGGAGAGAATACCGGGGTAATTCATTTTAAATTTCACATTGGGAGCTTTACTGCCATCCAGGTAGGTGTTTTCAAAATCAAAGCTGCTGAAATTTTGCGGCGTTTTATAAGAGGCCCCCAGTTTTATTCCTTTACCGGAATTGTAGAACACACCAAACTGTCCACCCATTCCAAC from Chitinophagaceae bacterium encodes the following:
- a CDS encoding Lrp/AsnC family transcriptional regulator → MAKYDLADKRILMLLQHDARLTTKEIADKLGKSVTAVYERIRRLEKEGYISGYVAILNRELIEKRLVAFANVQLKEHAHLMLKDFEKSVVKLAEVMECHHMTGSYDYLLKIVVDDMGAYHDFILNKLAKLANIGTVQSSFIMTEVKYGTAYHLQ
- a CDS encoding universal stress protein; amino-acid sequence: MENFKILIPTDFSVQAEFAYLMVKKLEEKTAIEIHFLHVLAVPDTVTMGSNGDIQTCGEIDVNYVIKQKEIAERKLANLKTLYGSHIQTHLLLGKVTDAILDFSEANHFDIIVMGTKGAWGIKEKLSGSETQMIARKSRIPLLSLMCDRSDLVIRNILLVHNFGNPVPEDLALMHKLISAFGTKLHLLQITSGNVDAERSAVEANMKEFALLNNITDYECHLINDKDVENGVIHFNQMINMDIICIGTHGKGGFFHHSATEKLINHLFKPIISFHLND
- a CDS encoding YeeE/YedE family protein — its product is MREVITQTWSWWFSGTMIAAIMFFLLYFGQSFGFSSNLRTICAVAGLGKKAKLFDFNWKTQVWNLVFLIGAIIGGFIAKQFLSTDAPVQISQETIGDLAKLGIAAPASLQPDELFSLDAMLSVKGFLVLAMGGLMVGFGSRYAGGCTSGHAISGLSDLQLPSLIAVIGFFIGGLAMTFLILPLIF
- a CDS encoding DNA starvation/stationary phase protection protein, with protein sequence MTTMNAIGLDKKKSQQLAEKLNVLLANYSIFYQNTRGYHWNIKGDKFFELHGKFEELYNDLLLKIDEVAERILTLGFTPEHNYSAYARVSGIKESPRVTDGIRSVEQILEAFKTIIIIQREILELAAGANDEGTNALMSDYIRAQEKLVWMYSAFLKK
- the trxA gene encoding thioredoxin, whose translation is MTFNEIINSDKPVLVDFFAEWCGPCKMMAPILKDVKAELGDAATIIKVDVDKSPQAAHEYQVQGVPTLILFKNGKPLWRQSGVVPKAGLIGVIKKFTV
- a CDS encoding rhodanese-like domain-containing protein — translated: MRYVKQYLFAVALMAGLLSCTNSGETPGTTETRSIDTAATKTIIVDVRTVEEWNNDGHATCSVNYPLNELEAKIGSLKAYDKVIVVCRSGSRAGVARELLEQAGIKNVENKGAWQNIECK
- a CDS encoding YeeE/YedE family protein, with product MKFIKFLVLGIVFGIVMAKSEAISWFRIQEMFRFQAFHMYGIIGTAVTLGVIGVALIKKFKIRDFHGNQISFYPKERSVVRYLAGGIIFGLGWALSGACPGPMVVNIGYGFLTMTIVFLFAIIGTFLYGYFRDKLPH
- a CDS encoding cystathionine gamma-synthase family protein, whose product is MSKKIFATETLMMGYGYKPALSEGAVKCPVFQTSTFVFNTAEEGKAFFEMAHGKPGHEGEQMGLIYSRINNPDMEILEERLKLWDGGEAAAAFSSGMSAIATSLVSFLQPGDILLFSNPIYGGTHKFIHFMLHNWGVTSIGFNAGDSKEDIIKLLESKQAGGRLRMIYAETPANPTNDLIDIEMCSEIAARYSTPGKKVLVAIDNTYMGPLWQHPLKHGADIVLYSATKYIGGHSDLIAGAAVGSTEIIKTIKKNRTVFGTIIDPHTSWLLMRSLETLKIRMETAAANAAKVAQYLLSHPKVEKVYYLGFTETNNPGQAGILKNQYLSYGAMLSFDVKGGEKEAFTFLNNLTHIKLAVSLGGTESLAEHPFSMTHADEPAEEKNRLGLTDKMVRLSVGIENPEDIIWDIEQALAAVQEKNQGMSETRSFREQDINA
- a CDS encoding outer membrane protein transport protein, whose protein sequence is MKKLLATLGLGFLPFILFAQAGHIMQGIGAVNMSMGGAATAQPVDINGALQWNPAAISAFDSRILSVNAGLFFSSPVLYSTVPTPGGPMSGMTKDDRGVSVMPALAMVWGKKNSKHTFGLSAFGISGFGVTFPESNSNPVNMPQSQGGFGRIQSDYQLLQVGVTYAYKISEQFSIGLAPTFNYATLKLAPNPLSSPNPALGYPVSDKGKAVGMGGQFGVFYNSGKGIKLGASYKTPQNFSSFDFENTYLDGSKAPNVKFKMNYPGILSAGIGYSKNKIDVAVDYRFVNYKNTAGFKDKGWTNTASVAGFGWKDVSIISAGIQFKGINKLPVRVGYTYSSNPISSELAFFSIPATAVIKNAFQVGFGYEFNSRFNLNAVYHHGTSSGSVSGPLLSPMMKSPTNIYGAVPGSNVSYKMTTDMVMIGMNYSF
- a CDS encoding rhodanese-like domain-containing protein, which encodes MNILQQLFGGSSQVDLKAKIEEGAFLVDVRTPGEYSSGHVKGSVNIPLDSVTQQIAQFKDKKNIIVFCRSGNRSGQAKMILEQNGFTNVVNGGTWEDVNQYVK